One segment of Trichlorobacter ammonificans DNA contains the following:
- a CDS encoding HD domain-containing phosphohydrolase: protein MDVERLQASQQLQKAKIMVVDDDPTTLALLNTLLVVHGNEVVVFPTGSIALSALRNYLPDLILLATNIVDTDAYLFCRQLKQDIRLRDIPVIMLSDDPDPANKMRAFHLGAVDFITKPFHFEELRARIAVFLNLCMLEGKLKFQQMVEKKVREISDAQQATIFALAKLAEQRDEDTGAHLERVREFCRLLAIRLGDGSPYSHYITPEFVDCIQHASPLHDIGKVAIPDRILLKPGPLTQDEFEIMKSHTVLGAENLQQVYNLYCGNTFIGMGIEIALYHHERWNGTGYPDGLVGRNIPLPARIMAVADFYDALRSDRCYRKGYGHEKVRMMLLEGDGTHFDPELVKAFLSLEEQFQDIHHEYI from the coding sequence ATGGATGTTGAGCGGCTTCAAGCGTCGCAACAGTTGCAGAAGGCAAAGATTATGGTGGTTGATGACGATCCCACCACCCTTGCCCTGCTGAATACACTGCTGGTGGTGCACGGCAACGAGGTGGTGGTCTTCCCCACCGGCTCCATTGCCCTGTCCGCCTTGCGTAACTACCTGCCCGACCTGATCCTGTTGGCCACCAACATTGTCGATACCGATGCCTACCTGTTCTGCCGCCAGTTGAAACAGGATATCAGGCTGCGCGACATTCCGGTCATCATGCTCAGTGATGACCCGGACCCGGCGAACAAGATGCGTGCCTTCCATCTGGGGGCGGTTGATTTCATCACCAAGCCGTTTCACTTCGAGGAGCTGCGGGCCAGGATCGCGGTGTTCCTCAATCTCTGCATGCTGGAAGGGAAGTTGAAGTTTCAGCAGATGGTGGAGAAGAAGGTGCGGGAAATCTCCGATGCCCAACAGGCCACCATTTTTGCCCTGGCAAAGCTGGCCGAGCAACGGGACGAGGATACCGGCGCCCATCTGGAGCGGGTGCGGGAGTTTTGCCGCCTGCTGGCGATCCGCCTGGGGGACGGCTCCCCCTACAGCCACTACATCACCCCCGAGTTCGTGGACTGCATCCAGCATGCCTCACCGCTGCACGATATCGGCAAAGTAGCCATTCCGGACCGCATCCTGTTGAAACCCGGTCCCCTGACGCAGGACGAATTCGAGATCATGAAAAGCCACACCGTGCTGGGGGCCGAAAACCTGCAGCAGGTGTACAACCTCTACTGCGGCAATACCTTCATCGGCATGGGTATCGAGATCGCCCTGTACCATCACGAGCGCTGGAACGGCACCGGGTATCCCGACGGCCTGGTGGGACGGAACATCCCGTTACCGGCCCGGATCATGGCGGTGGCTGATTTTTACGATGCATTGCGCTCCGACCGCTGCTACCGCAAGGGATACGGACACGAAAAAGTGCGGATGATGCTGCTGGAAGGAGACGGAACCCACTTTGACCCGGAGCTGGTCAAGGCGTTCCTCTCACTTGAGGAACAGTTCCAGGATATTCACCACGAATATATTTAA
- a CDS encoding PstS family phosphate ABC transporter substrate-binding protein, whose amino-acid sequence MLKKAILAACLTLSCAAAAQANTLVKIDGSSTVYPLTEAVAEEFQKGKKGAVRVTVGISGTGGGFKKFCRGEIDISDASRPILKKEMEACAAAGIKYIELPVAYDALTVVVNPQNSFIKTMTVEELKKIWEPTAQGKITKWNQVNPSWPDLPIKLFGAGADSGTFDYFTEAIVGKSKSSRGDFTASEDDNVLVQGVSRDKGALGFFGYSYYAENTKKLKAVAIAEKAGKSGVLPSFDTVKNGTYQPLSRPVFIYVSAKSLEKPEVREFVDFYLANAAKYAKAVKMVGLPDKAYKQTQSNFKAKKTGTGFGGVPEVGVSVEELLQREGKH is encoded by the coding sequence ATGCTCAAGAAAGCGATTCTGGCAGCCTGCCTCACCCTGAGCTGCGCCGCCGCGGCCCAGGCCAACACCCTGGTCAAGATCGACGGCTCCAGCACCGTCTACCCCCTTACCGAAGCAGTGGCCGAGGAGTTCCAGAAAGGAAAGAAAGGAGCTGTCAGGGTAACGGTCGGCATCTCCGGCACCGGCGGCGGGTTCAAGAAGTTCTGCCGCGGCGAGATCGACATTTCCGACGCTTCGCGTCCGATCCTGAAGAAGGAGATGGAAGCCTGCGCGGCGGCCGGCATCAAGTACATCGAACTGCCGGTGGCCTACGACGCTCTGACCGTGGTGGTGAACCCCCAGAACAGCTTCATCAAGACCATGACCGTGGAGGAACTGAAAAAAATCTGGGAGCCGACTGCCCAGGGCAAGATCACCAAGTGGAACCAGGTCAATCCGTCCTGGCCCGATCTGCCGATCAAGCTGTTCGGCGCCGGTGCCGACTCCGGTACCTTCGATTACTTCACCGAGGCGATCGTGGGCAAGTCCAAGTCCAGCCGCGGCGACTTCACCGCCAGCGAGGACGACAACGTGCTGGTACAGGGCGTTTCTCGCGACAAGGGGGCCCTGGGCTTCTTCGGCTACTCCTACTACGCCGAGAACACCAAGAAGCTGAAGGCGGTTGCCATCGCCGAGAAGGCCGGCAAGTCGGGAGTGCTGCCCTCCTTTGATACGGTCAAGAACGGCACCTACCAGCCCCTCTCCCGCCCGGTCTTCATCTACGTGAGTGCCAAGTCCCTGGAGAAACCCGAAGTAAGAGAATTCGTTGATTTCTACCTGGCCAACGCCGCCAAGTACGCCAAGGCGGTCAAGATGGTGGGGCTGCCCGACAAGGCGTACAAGCAGACCCAGTCCAACTTCAAGGCCAAGAAGACCGGCACCGGTTTCGGCGGTGTCCCCGAAGTGGGCGTCTCCGTCGAGGAGCTGCTGCAGCGGGAAGGCAAGCACTGA
- the pstC gene encoding phosphate ABC transporter permease subunit PstC → MDTNTNRLAHKPLRHIKERIIELGLFLAASISVATTFAIVAILVYESIPLFKVVSLWTFLTDTQWTPLFDDAHYGIMTLVAGTLVTTLVALAVAIPMGTVIAIYLSEFAPHRVRESVKPFLELLGAVPTVVYGYFALIFVTPLLQKLMPELPGFNMLSAGLVMGIMIIPYVSSVSEDAMRAVPMHIREGSYAMGATRFQTATRVVVPGAFSGIAAAYILGISRAVGETMIVAVAAGMQPNLTLNPLEPAATISSYIVQVALGDLPHGSIGYQTIFAAGLTLMLITLVFNVLGYWLSRKFREVY, encoded by the coding sequence GTGGACACCAACACAAACCGACTGGCCCATAAACCGCTGCGCCATATCAAAGAGCGGATCATCGAACTGGGGCTGTTTCTCGCCGCCTCCATCTCCGTGGCCACCACCTTCGCCATCGTCGCCATCCTGGTGTACGAATCGATCCCCCTGTTCAAGGTGGTTTCCCTCTGGACGTTTCTCACCGACACCCAGTGGACCCCGCTGTTCGATGATGCCCACTACGGCATCATGACCCTGGTGGCCGGCACCCTGGTCACCACCCTGGTGGCGCTGGCGGTGGCGATTCCCATGGGAACCGTCATCGCCATCTACCTGAGCGAGTTCGCTCCCCACCGGGTGCGGGAAAGCGTCAAACCGTTCCTGGAACTGCTGGGAGCCGTCCCCACGGTGGTGTACGGCTACTTCGCCCTGATCTTCGTCACCCCCCTGCTGCAGAAACTGATGCCGGAACTTCCCGGCTTCAACATGCTTTCCGCCGGCCTGGTGATGGGAATCATGATCATTCCCTACGTCAGCTCGGTCAGCGAGGATGCCATGCGGGCGGTGCCGATGCATATCCGCGAAGGTTCCTACGCCATGGGGGCCACCCGCTTCCAGACCGCCACCCGGGTGGTGGTACCCGGCGCCTTTTCCGGCATCGCCGCCGCCTACATCCTGGGAATTTCCCGGGCCGTGGGGGAAACCATGATCGTGGCCGTGGCCGCCGGCATGCAGCCCAACCTGACCCTGAACCCCCTGGAGCCGGCCGCCACCATCAGCTCCTACATCGTACAGGTGGCCCTGGGGGATCTGCCCCACGGCAGCATCGGCTACCAGACCATCTTCGCCGCCGGTCTGACCCTGATGCTGATTACACTGGTCTTCAACGTACTGGGCTACTGGCTGTCACGCAAATTCCGGGAGGTGTACTGA
- the pstA gene encoding phosphate ABC transporter permease PstA, with amino-acid sequence MRFTLDEMRGIIARHKRWDHLFALFGICCLLVGILTLVVLFAQLFLQGMERLTPQFFTSFPSRLPENAGILSAWVGTMAVMLVTAVTAVPLGVAAAVYLEEYAPRNWMTAIIEINVTNLAGVPSIVYGLLALGLFVYQFGFGQSILSAGLTLALLILPVVIVATREALRAVPGSIREAAYALGATRWQMVSGHLLPYSSAGILTGMIIGLSRAIGETAPIITIGALTFIAFLPSSPVTAEFPFISFAWLKDPFTVMPIQMFNWTSRPEEAFQLNAAAAGVVLLVMTLAMNGLAIWLRYRIRRRIKW; translated from the coding sequence ATGCGTTTCACCCTTGACGAGATGCGGGGCATCATCGCCCGCCACAAGCGATGGGATCATCTGTTCGCCCTGTTCGGCATCTGTTGCCTGCTGGTGGGAATCCTGACCCTGGTGGTACTGTTCGCCCAACTGTTCCTGCAGGGTATGGAACGGCTCACCCCCCAGTTCTTCACTTCCTTCCCCTCCCGGTTGCCGGAAAACGCCGGCATCCTCTCCGCCTGGGTGGGAACCATGGCGGTGATGCTGGTCACCGCCGTCACCGCCGTTCCCCTGGGGGTGGCCGCCGCCGTCTACCTGGAAGAATACGCACCCCGCAACTGGATGACCGCCATCATCGAGATCAACGTCACCAATCTGGCCGGCGTCCCTTCCATTGTCTATGGCTTGCTGGCCCTGGGCCTGTTCGTCTATCAGTTCGGTTTCGGCCAGAGCATCCTCTCCGCCGGCCTCACCCTGGCGCTGCTGATCCTGCCGGTGGTGATCGTGGCCACCCGGGAGGCGCTGCGGGCAGTACCGGGCAGCATCCGTGAGGCGGCCTACGCCCTGGGTGCCACCCGTTGGCAGATGGTCTCCGGTCACCTGTTGCCCTATTCGTCGGCAGGGATTCTCACCGGCATGATCATCGGCCTTTCCCGGGCCATCGGCGAGACAGCGCCGATCATCACCATCGGGGCGCTCACCTTCATCGCCTTTCTACCCAGTTCACCCGTTACCGCCGAATTTCCCTTCATCTCCTTTGCCTGGCTGAAGGACCCGTTCACGGTGATGCCGATCCAGATGTTCAACTGGACCTCGCGGCCGGAGGAGGCGTTCCAGCTGAACGCCGCCGCAGCCGGGGTGGTGCTGCTGGTCATGACCCTGGCCATGAACGGCCTGGCCATCTGGCTGCGCTACCGTATCCGCAGGAGAATAAAGTGGTAA
- the pstB gene encoding phosphate ABC transporter ATP-binding protein PstB, which translates to MTESIQTLKAEARDLSFYYGTVKALKNISLPLYDRKVTALIGPSGCGKSTFLRCFNRMHDLYPGNRYDGEIVLHPDNVNVLSGDVDPIEVRMRISMVFQKPNPFPKSIFENVAYGLKVRGVSKKSILEEKVEEALTNAALWNEVKDRLHDLAFNLSGGQQQRLCIARALAIDPEIMLFDEPTSALDPIATASIEELMEELKARFSILIVTHNMQQAARVSDYTAFLYMGELIEYNETKKIFTNPDRKETEDYITGRFG; encoded by the coding sequence ATGACTGAATCAATACAAACATTGAAAGCCGAAGCACGGGATCTGAGCTTTTACTACGGCACCGTCAAGGCATTGAAAAATATCTCCCTGCCGCTGTACGACAGGAAGGTGACCGCCCTGATCGGCCCCTCCGGCTGTGGCAAATCGACCTTTCTGCGCTGCTTCAACCGGATGCACGATCTCTATCCCGGCAATCGCTACGACGGCGAGATCGTCCTGCACCCGGACAACGTCAACGTCCTTTCCGGCGATGTTGACCCGATCGAGGTCCGGATGCGGATCAGCATGGTCTTTCAGAAGCCGAACCCCTTCCCCAAGTCGATTTTCGAGAATGTGGCCTACGGCCTGAAAGTGCGGGGGGTCAGCAAAAAATCAATTCTTGAGGAAAAGGTGGAAGAGGCCCTGACCAACGCCGCCCTCTGGAACGAGGTGAAGGATCGCCTGCATGACCTGGCCTTCAACCTCTCCGGTGGTCAGCAGCAGCGGCTCTGCATCGCCCGGGCCCTGGCCATTGATCCGGAGATCATGCTGTTCGACGAGCCGACCTCCGCCCTGGACCCGATCGCCACCGCCAGCATCGAGGAGTTGATGGAGGAGCTGAAGGCGCGCTTCTCGATCCTGATCGTCACCCACAACATGCAGCAGGCGGCCCGGGTCTCCGACTACACCGCCTTCCTCTACATGGGCGAGCTGATCGAGTACAATGAAACCAAGAAAATTTTCACCAATCCGGATCGGAAAGAGACGGAAGACTACATCACGGGGAGATTCGGATAA
- the phoU gene encoding phosphate signaling complex protein PhoU, with the protein MEREHFSAAYDQELNDLRQRLLTMGGLVEVMIADSIKALVERDTALAERIIAMDHEVNTHEVAIDEKCLELLARRQPAARDLRFITLALKIVTDLERIGDQCANVAKRARELNQEPPLKPYIDIPRMANRASTMVREALDSFVRYDDTLAIKVCKDDQLVDELNQQIQRELYTYMIEDPSTISRAMKLTYISKSLERISDHATNIAEMVIFMVKGKDIRHTIA; encoded by the coding sequence ATGGAACGAGAACATTTCAGCGCAGCCTACGACCAGGAGCTGAACGACCTGCGGCAGCGGCTTCTGACCATGGGGGGGCTGGTGGAGGTGATGATCGCCGACTCCATCAAGGCACTGGTGGAGCGGGATACCGCCCTGGCGGAGCGGATCATCGCCATGGACCACGAGGTGAACACCCACGAGGTGGCCATTGACGAAAAATGCCTGGAACTGCTGGCCCGTCGTCAGCCGGCGGCGCGGGATCTGCGCTTCATCACCCTGGCGCTCAAGATCGTCACCGACCTGGAGCGGATCGGCGACCAGTGCGCCAACGTGGCCAAACGGGCCCGCGAGCTGAACCAGGAGCCTCCGCTGAAGCCGTACATCGACATCCCGCGTATGGCGAACCGGGCCTCCACCATGGTCCGGGAAGCCCTGGACTCCTTTGTCCGCTACGACGACACCCTGGCCATCAAGGTCTGCAAGGACGACCAGCTGGTGGACGAGCTGAACCAGCAGATCCAGCGGGAACTCTACACCTACATGATCGAGGACCCCAGCACCATCAGCCGGGCCATGAAACTGACCTACATCTCCAAATCGCTGGAGCGGATATCCGACCATGCCACTAACATCGCGGAAATGGTCATCTTCATGGTGAAGGGAAAAGATATCCGCCACACCATCGCCTGA
- the mfd gene encoding transcription-repair coupling factor yields MDHHEHTTLHHFTGSLTDAVAAGGNPIILTGAAGAGTALAIALLSQQVRRHLLVVTPDQATADELVRELDFFDAAGICSFPAWETAPFDSVSPHPDISGARLSTLVRLGQEAQATVVAPVAALLQRVLPPGVLATASCRLAPGDEPDREELLERLVRMGYVNVPLVEERGTFAVRGGILDLFPPSMARPVRIEFFGDQVETLRQFDPLSQRSHEPLQELLLLPSRELILDTVTLERFLPRLKERADALDIPADRRRTLTAELQEAGWPGGIEYLQPLFQPDLVPFTAYLAAPLLVLVEPERVREQAALFARDISLGEQKAREEGRLYPEPADLFLNSEQMRVLFEGCQRLEIPVVAVEDELHAARVVALASEENRDLKVSVAPERQHALEPLAARLRGWLEQEWQLLLVCHQSTQAERMRTLLEGYRIPCVDIPPGSGLATALAATQGHRAVGIALGQLSRGVRLPRQRCAVIAEEELFGKRTRRKSGVSALRTKQILASLAELKPGDPMVHVDHGIGIYRGLHHLKTGTVEGDFLLLEYAGSDKLYLPIDRLGLVQRYVGGEGAVPQVARLGGSGWEKTRSKARKAVEELAGELLEIYARRQAAQGFGFSPPDELFREFEATFPWEETPDQLNAIQDVLGDMQHTRPMDRLVCGDVGYGKTEVALRAAFKAVLDGKQVAVLVPTTILAQQHFETFRERLKEYPLTVEALSRFRSAKEQKEILERLKAGKVDIVVGTHRLLQKDVAFKDLGLLIVDEEQRFGVKDKERLKQYRASVDILTLTATPIPRTLHLSMMGIRDLSIIDTPPVDRQAIRTVVARDRDELVRDAVMRELERGGQVFYVHNRVQSIGLVAERLRRLVPEARIAVAHGQMEEKELEKVMLGFMRGDTNLLLSTTIIESGLDIPRANTMLVDRADTFGLSQLYQLRGRIGRSTVQGHAFLLIPGEGSITQDARERLKVIQELTELGAGFRIATHDLELRGAGDLLGPRQSGTVADIGFEYYTQLLEEAIANLKGEQREERCEPEINLAVSGFIPESYVPDTSQRLVLYKRLVQAETEQEVTELRGEMEDRYGHLPAAVETLVRIMGLRIQLKRLKIQKIDADGRKLVLTFHPRTTVQPDLLITLIRKEPAAYQFTPDHRLVMQLADSVVGSQVIEAAAGLLQRLAAP; encoded by the coding sequence ATGGATCATCACGAGCATACCACGCTGCACCACTTCACCGGATCACTGACAGATGCCGTAGCCGCCGGCGGGAATCCGATCATCCTGACCGGCGCCGCCGGAGCCGGCACTGCTCTGGCCATCGCGTTGCTGTCGCAGCAGGTCCGGCGCCATCTGCTGGTGGTAACGCCGGACCAGGCGACCGCGGACGAACTGGTCCGGGAACTGGACTTTTTCGATGCGGCCGGGATCTGTTCCTTTCCGGCCTGGGAAACCGCTCCCTTCGACTCCGTTTCCCCGCATCCCGACATCAGCGGTGCCCGGCTTTCGACCTTGGTTCGCCTGGGACAGGAAGCGCAGGCAACCGTGGTTGCGCCGGTGGCGGCACTGCTGCAGCGGGTCCTGCCCCCCGGCGTGCTCGCAACCGCCTCCTGTCGTCTTGCGCCGGGGGACGAGCCGGACCGGGAGGAGCTGCTGGAACGCCTGGTGCGGATGGGATATGTCAATGTTCCCCTGGTGGAGGAACGGGGTACCTTTGCCGTCCGCGGCGGCATTCTGGACCTGTTTCCCCCCAGCATGGCCCGCCCGGTGCGGATTGAATTCTTCGGTGACCAGGTGGAAACCCTGCGTCAGTTCGATCCCTTGAGCCAGCGTTCCCACGAGCCGCTGCAGGAACTGCTGCTGTTGCCCTCCCGGGAACTGATCCTGGATACAGTTACCCTGGAGCGGTTCCTGCCGCGTTTGAAGGAGCGGGCTGACGCCCTGGACATTCCGGCGGACCGGCGACGCACGCTGACCGCCGAGCTCCAAGAGGCCGGCTGGCCCGGCGGTATCGAGTACCTGCAGCCCCTTTTTCAGCCCGACCTTGTCCCGTTCACCGCCTACCTGGCCGCACCCCTGCTGGTGCTGGTGGAGCCGGAACGGGTTCGCGAGCAGGCGGCCCTGTTTGCCCGGGATATTTCCCTGGGAGAGCAGAAGGCCCGTGAGGAGGGACGGCTCTATCCCGAGCCGGCGGATCTTTTCCTGAACTCCGAGCAGATGCGCGTGCTTTTTGAGGGGTGTCAGCGGCTGGAAATCCCGGTGGTGGCGGTGGAGGACGAACTGCATGCCGCCCGGGTGGTGGCGCTTGCCAGCGAGGAGAACCGCGACCTGAAGGTCAGCGTGGCCCCGGAGCGGCAGCACGCCCTGGAACCGCTGGCGGCACGGCTGCGCGGCTGGCTGGAGCAGGAGTGGCAGCTGCTGCTGGTCTGTCACCAGAGCACCCAGGCGGAGCGGATGCGGACACTGCTGGAGGGGTACCGTATCCCCTGTGTCGACATTCCCCCCGGCAGCGGGCTGGCGACGGCGCTGGCGGCAACGCAGGGGCACCGGGCCGTGGGGATCGCCCTGGGCCAGCTTTCGCGGGGGGTGCGGCTGCCCCGGCAGCGCTGCGCCGTGATTGCCGAGGAAGAGCTGTTCGGCAAGCGGACGCGGCGCAAAAGCGGGGTGTCGGCGCTGCGCACCAAACAGATCCTGGCGTCTCTGGCGGAGCTGAAGCCCGGCGATCCCATGGTGCATGTGGACCACGGCATCGGCATCTACCGTGGTCTGCACCACCTGAAAACCGGTACGGTGGAGGGGGATTTCCTGCTGCTGGAGTACGCCGGCAGCGACAAACTTTACCTGCCGATCGACCGCCTGGGGCTGGTGCAGCGCTACGTGGGGGGCGAAGGGGCGGTTCCTCAGGTGGCCAGGCTGGGGGGGAGCGGCTGGGAAAAGACCCGCAGCAAGGCCCGCAAGGCGGTGGAGGAGCTGGCCGGCGAGCTGCTGGAGATCTATGCCCGGCGGCAGGCGGCCCAGGGCTTCGGCTTCTCGCCCCCGGACGAGCTGTTCCGGGAGTTCGAGGCCACCTTCCCCTGGGAGGAAACCCCGGACCAGCTGAACGCCATTCAGGATGTGCTGGGGGACATGCAGCATACCCGCCCCATGGACCGGCTGGTCTGCGGCGACGTGGGCTACGGCAAGACCGAGGTGGCGCTGCGGGCCGCCTTCAAGGCGGTGCTGGACGGCAAGCAGGTGGCGGTGCTGGTCCCCACCACCATCCTGGCGCAGCAGCACTTCGAGACCTTCAGGGAGCGACTGAAGGAGTATCCGCTGACCGTTGAGGCGTTGTCCCGCTTCCGTTCCGCCAAGGAACAGAAGGAGATTCTGGAGCGGCTGAAGGCGGGGAAGGTGGACATCGTGGTGGGCACCCACCGGCTGCTGCAGAAGGATGTGGCGTTCAAGGACCTGGGGCTGTTGATCGTGGACGAAGAACAGCGCTTCGGGGTCAAGGACAAGGAACGGCTGAAACAGTACCGGGCCAGCGTGGATATCCTCACCCTCACCGCCACGCCGATCCCCCGTACCCTCCACCTCTCCATGATGGGCATCCGCGATCTCTCCATCATCGACACCCCGCCGGTGGACCGGCAGGCGATCCGCACCGTGGTGGCCCGGGACCGGGACGAGCTGGTGCGGGATGCCGTCATGCGGGAGCTGGAACGGGGCGGCCAGGTCTTCTACGTGCATAACCGGGTACAGAGTATCGGCCTGGTGGCGGAGCGGCTGCGCCGCCTGGTGCCGGAGGCCCGCATCGCCGTGGCCCACGGCCAGATGGAGGAGAAAGAGCTGGAAAAGGTGATGCTGGGCTTCATGCGGGGCGACACCAACCTGCTGCTCTCCACCACCATCATCGAGTCCGGCCTGGACATCCCCCGGGCCAACACCATGCTGGTGGACCGGGCCGACACCTTCGGCCTCTCCCAGCTCTACCAGTTGCGGGGGCGGATCGGCCGCTCCACCGTGCAGGGGCACGCCTTCCTGCTGATCCCCGGCGAGGGAAGCATCACCCAGGATGCCCGTGAGCGGCTCAAGGTGATCCAGGAGCTGACCGAGCTGGGGGCCGGCTTTCGTATCGCCACCCATGATCTGGAGCTGCGCGGTGCCGGCGACCTGCTGGGACCCCGTCAGTCCGGCACGGTGGCCGATATCGGCTTCGAGTACTATACCCAGTTGCTGGAGGAGGCCATCGCCAATCTGAAGGGGGAGCAGCGGGAGGAACGCTGCGAACCGGAGATCAACCTGGCGGTTTCCGGCTTCATTCCGGAAAGCTACGTGCCGGACACCAGCCAGCGGCTGGTGCTGTACAAGCGGCTGGTGCAGGCCGAAACAGAGCAGGAAGTGACGGAGCTGCGGGGGGAGATGGAAGACCGCTACGGCCACCTGCCGGCGGCCGTGGAAACCCTGGTGCGGATCATGGGGCTGCGCATTCAGCTCAAGCGGCTGAAGATACAGAAAATCGACGCCGACGGCAGAAAGCTGGTGCTGACGTTCCATCCCCGGACCACGGTACAGCCCGATCTCCTCATTACCCTCATCCGAAAGGAGCCGGCCGCCTACCAATTCACTCCCGATCACCGCCTGGTGATGCAGCTGGCGGATAGTGTGGTCGGCAGCCAGGTGATCGAGGCGGCAGCCGGCCTGCTGCAGCGGCTGGCCGCCCCGTAG
- a CDS encoding MXAN_5187 C-terminal domain-containing protein — protein sequence MGIAEDLPILESRLTELITRYEQYFIGVEKREPLRLLAEVDQLVRRYATAPITNTMYKHRYTSLVARLSSYRQLWNKTVREIEEGRYARDRFRARLNEERREQGEGMERRRDILPPVDPDLERVYRELQEARSACNLPPGGVTREQLAATLAKQRPELSRRLGTDDIRFRVVVENGKPRIKAGKTDTHT from the coding sequence ATGGGCATTGCCGAAGACCTTCCCATACTTGAGTCCCGTCTGACCGAGTTGATTACCCGCTACGAGCAGTACTTCATTGGGGTTGAAAAACGCGAGCCGTTACGTCTGTTGGCCGAGGTGGACCAACTGGTCCGTCGCTACGCCACCGCACCGATCACCAACACGATGTACAAACACCGCTACACCAGCCTGGTGGCCCGCCTCTCCAGCTATCGACAGCTCTGGAACAAGACCGTGCGGGAGATCGAGGAGGGGCGCTATGCCCGCGACCGCTTCCGGGCACGGCTCAACGAAGAACGACGGGAGCAGGGAGAGGGGATGGAGCGCCGTCGGGATATCCTGCCGCCGGTGGACCCCGATCTGGAGCGGGTCTACCGCGAACTGCAGGAAGCCCGCAGCGCCTGCAACCTGCCGCCCGGCGGCGTCACCCGCGAGCAGCTTGCCGCCACTCTGGCCAAACAGCGTCCGGAGCTGAGCCGCAGGCTGGGCACCGATGACATCCGCTTCCGGGTGGTCGTCGAAAACGGCAAACCGAGAATCAAGGCAGGCAAAACAGATACCCACACCTGA